Below is a window of Planococcus rifietoensis DNA.
ATGCGAATGATCATGTGATGATCCCATCGCCAACACCTCCACTGCAGCTTTTAATAATCCTTTTCTCTAAATGTATTCCCGAAAAATCACCAGATATCCTATGGAAAACGAAACAAACATCCAGTCACCAGGCTTCCTAACCATAAAAAAACCGGCTCCCATGGCCGGTTTCATCACTGATTTTCTGAGGCTGTTGTCAGGACGGATTCCAGTGATGCTTCAAAACGCAAATTCATTTCCCGTTTCAACAGATGCAATTTTTGGGCATGGTCCGGCTTTACGCCGGTGATGACCGCATCGATTCCCATGACGCCCAAGGTCTGCACGAGCGATTCCAGATAACTGACGCCTTCTTGCGTCACCGAACCCATCGCCGTCAAATCGATCACGACCGTTTCGGCTTCGTATTCATAGATGCGCGTGACAATATACGGGCGGATCGCTTCAACTTTTTTCGCATCCAAATTACCGAACAACGGAATGAGCACATAGCCTCCGCCGATTGCGATGCACGGGGCGGAAAGTTCACGCACTTTATCCAGCAGCGCATCCGACCGTTCTTTTTCCTTGAGCAATTCATAATCCGTTTCTTTCAAGCGGCCCCGCAAGCGAATCAATTGAGCCGTGATGGCAGCCATTTGGTCATCTTTTGGCACCAGTACAAGATTCAGTGAAAAGTCGCTATCCCAGCGGTAATAGACGTCCGCCAAGAAGAAGCCAGCTGCTGTGGTGAAATTCAATTCGATAGGTTTTTTGCTGCCGCGTGTTTTCAGCAAGCGTTCCGCTTTGGCGTGGCTGCCTTCATCGAGTAATTCAAAAAATCTTTTTGGTTTTCCGAAAAGCTGTTCTGCCTCTTGGGAATAATCGACGACCGCAAAGCTATTGTTTAATTGA
It encodes the following:
- a CDS encoding STAS domain-containing protein, whose amino-acid sequence is MTRSPLAEWPLPAFQLNNSFAVVDYSQEAEQLFGKPKRFFELLDEGSHAKAERLLKTRGSKKPIELNFTTAAGFFLADVYYRWDSDFSLNLVLVPKDDQMAAITAQLIRLRGRLKETDYELLKEKERSDALLDKVRELSAPCIAIGGGYVLIPLFGNLDAKKVEAIRPYIVTRIYEYEAETVVIDLTAMGSVTQEGVSYLESLVQTLGVMGIDAVITGVKPDHAQKLHLLKREMNLRFEASLESVLTTASENQ